The following proteins are co-located in the Paludibaculum fermentans genome:
- a CDS encoding MBOAT family O-acyltransferase, with protein MLLSSSVYFVFLTGIFLLYWPLQRWRMAGLAVLLFANYYFYAKWDLFYLVLIPTASLVDYLIGLGLGAWSDKRVRQLLVSTSVLMNLGILATFKYMPFFLSSWADFRHVKPAEWHWTFPLGISFYCFQSLTYTIDLYRKDGKPVKSLLAHMTAVSFFPTTLSGPITRVLSLAPQLEKKDKQLSIDDSGKALFRIALGLMKKFLIADYLAENLVNRVFDTPNLYTGVEVLIGVYAYGLQLYYDFSGYSDLAIGSAQLLGLKLPENFNRPYQALNISEFWRRWHISLSNWLRDYLYFSLPGLRSKWKIFTYTNLFLTMLLGGLWHGASWNFIIWGALHGGALAVHHGFRTWRGNPKPSTNPWVRIASQLATAHFVVFAWVFFRATTLANAWEVLGRIASLTASLANISMPLAVVLLIGATMHYLPRKVYDLSTKTFVRAPFYAQATALVLLVLAIEYIAVTGAAPFLYTKF; from the coding sequence ATGCTCCTCTCCAGTTCTGTCTATTTCGTATTCCTGACGGGCATCTTTCTGCTCTACTGGCCGCTCCAACGCTGGCGCATGGCCGGTCTCGCTGTATTGCTGTTCGCGAACTACTACTTCTACGCGAAGTGGGATCTGTTCTATCTGGTTCTGATTCCAACCGCATCCCTGGTGGACTACCTGATTGGCCTGGGCTTGGGTGCGTGGAGCGATAAACGGGTCCGGCAGCTGCTGGTATCCACCAGCGTTCTCATGAACTTGGGCATCCTGGCGACGTTCAAGTACATGCCGTTCTTCCTGTCCTCGTGGGCCGACTTCCGGCATGTGAAGCCGGCTGAGTGGCACTGGACCTTCCCGCTGGGCATCTCGTTCTACTGCTTCCAGTCACTGACGTACACGATCGATCTGTACAGAAAAGACGGCAAACCGGTCAAGAGCCTGCTGGCTCACATGACGGCCGTCAGCTTCTTCCCCACCACGTTGAGCGGCCCGATCACGCGGGTGCTTTCGCTGGCTCCGCAGCTGGAGAAGAAGGACAAGCAGCTCTCGATCGACGATAGCGGCAAGGCCCTGTTCCGCATCGCTTTAGGGCTGATGAAAAAGTTCCTGATTGCCGATTACCTGGCGGAGAACCTGGTCAACCGGGTGTTCGATACACCGAACCTGTACACGGGGGTCGAGGTTCTGATCGGGGTCTATGCGTACGGGCTGCAGCTCTACTACGACTTCTCCGGCTATTCCGACCTGGCCATCGGCAGCGCGCAACTGCTGGGCCTGAAGCTGCCCGAGAACTTCAACCGGCCCTACCAGGCCTTGAATATCAGTGAGTTCTGGCGGCGCTGGCACATCTCGCTTTCCAACTGGCTGCGCGACTATCTGTACTTTTCCCTGCCCGGGCTGCGCTCGAAGTGGAAGATCTTCACGTACACGAACCTGTTCCTGACGATGCTGCTGGGCGGGCTGTGGCACGGGGCGAGCTGGAACTTCATCATTTGGGGCGCTTTACACGGCGGCGCCCTGGCGGTGCACCACGGATTCCGGACCTGGCGCGGCAACCCCAAACCCTCGACGAATCCCTGGGTGAGAATCGCCTCGCAGCTGGCAACCGCCCATTTCGTGGTCTTTGCCTGGGTCTTCTTCCGGGCCACCACGCTGGCCAATGCGTGGGAGGTGCTGGGGCGGATCGCATCGCTGACCGCCAGCCTGGCCAACATTTCGATGCCGCTGGCCGTGGTGCTGCTGATCGGGGCCACCATGCACTATCTGCCGCGAAAGGTATACGACCTTTCCACAAAGACGTTTGTGCGGGCTCCTTTCTATGCCCAAGCTACGGCTTTGGTGCTGCTGGTGCTGGCCATCGAGTACATCGCGGTGACCGGCGCCGCACCGTTCCTGTATACGAAGTTCTAG
- a CDS encoding GDSL-type esterase/lipase family protein — protein sequence MKSPWPLKPFLVIATFALGITLPQYIPQWYNWRIYEWSAAPAILDFQPRSRAAAPMQEEMERLRPDTVPVKADDSKIHDPGGAMDNFYAALLKTERRQGNAVTRILHYGDSPTTADLITADVRNFLQTRFGDAGHGTYLIAKPWAWYAHRGLDVTASGWKMDPATLHGQKDGRYGLGGVSFTGSAGAESKITLRNAGHTRLSLSYFAQPDGGEVSIDAGDVHITTLDTSSPEAAAVEQTWPIPAEAQKFQIKVTRGTARLFGVTFRKDSPGVMYDSIGLNGTWAGVLASHVNGQHWIEELRMAKPNLVVINYGTNESGYRNYVDTTYPKDVKEILRRVKTAVPEASILMMSPMDRGAREQGGTIGTMPTLPQLVSVQARLAAENGCAFFNTFQAMGGPGTMGKWYMAEPRLVSADFIHPLPSGARIVGTLLYQALVDGYNSYKLKQLRQNMAAVPKQTVGSKP from the coding sequence ATGAAGTCGCCCTGGCCATTGAAACCGTTCCTCGTCATCGCGACGTTCGCGCTGGGCATCACGCTGCCGCAATACATCCCACAGTGGTACAACTGGCGGATCTACGAGTGGAGCGCGGCACCGGCGATTCTGGACTTTCAGCCCCGGTCTCGGGCAGCGGCCCCGATGCAGGAGGAGATGGAACGGCTGCGCCCGGATACTGTCCCGGTGAAGGCGGATGATTCGAAGATCCACGATCCCGGCGGGGCGATGGACAACTTCTATGCGGCGCTATTGAAGACGGAGCGCCGGCAGGGCAATGCGGTCACGCGGATCCTGCACTATGGCGATTCGCCGACAACGGCCGATCTGATTACTGCGGACGTGCGCAATTTCCTGCAAACACGGTTTGGCGATGCCGGGCACGGCACTTACCTGATTGCGAAGCCTTGGGCCTGGTACGCGCACCGCGGCCTGGATGTCACGGCATCGGGCTGGAAGATGGATCCGGCGACGCTGCACGGGCAGAAGGACGGGCGGTACGGGTTGGGCGGGGTGAGTTTCACGGGCAGCGCGGGCGCCGAGAGCAAGATCACGCTGCGCAATGCCGGCCATACGCGGCTGTCGCTCTCCTATTTTGCGCAACCGGATGGCGGCGAGGTCTCGATCGACGCCGGCGACGTGCACATCACTACGCTCGATACGTCTTCACCCGAAGCGGCGGCCGTCGAGCAGACCTGGCCGATCCCGGCCGAAGCGCAGAAGTTCCAGATCAAGGTGACGCGCGGGACGGCCCGGCTGTTTGGCGTCACGTTCCGGAAGGACTCGCCGGGCGTCATGTACGACAGTATCGGCCTGAACGGCACGTGGGCGGGGGTGCTGGCGTCGCACGTGAATGGGCAGCACTGGATCGAAGAGCTGCGGATGGCGAAGCCGAATCTGGTGGTGATCAATTACGGCACGAACGAGAGCGGCTACCGGAATTACGTCGACACCACGTATCCCAAAGACGTGAAAGAGATTCTACGCCGGGTGAAGACCGCGGTGCCGGAGGCGTCGATCCTGATGATGAGCCCGATGGACCGCGGCGCGCGGGAACAGGGCGGCACGATTGGCACGATGCCGACGCTGCCGCAACTGGTCTCCGTCCAGGCGCGGCTGGCGGCCGAGAACGGCTGTGCCTTCTTCAACACCTTCCAGGCGATGGGCGGACCCGGGACTATGGGAAAGTGGTATATGGCGGAGCCGAGACTGGTGAGTGCGGACTTCATCCATCCCCTGCCCTCGGGGGCGCGCATCGTCGGAACGCTGCTGTATCAGGCACTTGTGGACGGCTACAACAGCTACAAGCTGAAGCAACTTCGCCAGAATATGGCGGCGGTGCCGAAGCAGACCGTGGGTTCGAAACCATAA
- a CDS encoding GDSL-type esterase/lipase family protein: protein MRNLALIFAAALVALPALMAVAPVPAASAKKKAKTSSKKTAARKRTVPKPPPASPEQRAEATETVQTHMAEAVDLGIQNAAAMVPFYELLYRQQQQPGGEPLRVLHFGDSHTASDDWAGELRARFQQKFGDGGPGFVQAGRPFAGFRRFDAKATMSRNWKPEGLLAREGDGLYGLAGVSLATARANETITLEAEGQTLEFYYLQQPGGGSFTLEDNDVVLDTVATDGTVGPGFYRKELAAGGHHLVLRTVNNAPVRVHGWVLEKRGGITWEPLGINGAQADLLLLWDQQVLRKEIERRNPALVVLAYGTNEARRPDWTSESYAQSLGQVVKTIRAASPTTSILIIGAPDQAIYSRRRVVPYEAVDKILIAQRDAALANGCAFWNLRAAMGGKGSMKQWVQAGLAQGDFVHLTSPGYRLVGDSLFELIMGQYGVFQTVRRQVLGANENGPSIKTH from the coding sequence ATGAGGAATTTGGCACTTATCTTCGCGGCGGCGCTAGTCGCCCTGCCGGCATTGATGGCGGTGGCGCCGGTGCCCGCGGCCAGCGCCAAGAAGAAGGCCAAGACCTCCAGTAAGAAAACGGCCGCCAGGAAGCGGACAGTCCCCAAGCCGCCGCCGGCCAGCCCGGAGCAGAGGGCGGAGGCGACCGAAACCGTCCAGACCCACATGGCCGAGGCGGTGGACCTGGGCATCCAGAATGCCGCCGCGATGGTGCCGTTCTACGAATTGCTGTACCGCCAGCAGCAGCAACCCGGCGGTGAGCCGTTGAGAGTGCTGCACTTCGGCGATTCGCACACAGCGTCGGACGATTGGGCGGGCGAGCTCCGCGCACGGTTCCAGCAGAAGTTTGGAGACGGCGGCCCCGGCTTCGTTCAGGCAGGCCGGCCGTTCGCGGGGTTCCGCCGGTTTGATGCCAAGGCGACGATGTCGCGCAACTGGAAGCCGGAAGGCCTGCTGGCGCGCGAAGGCGACGGGCTGTACGGGCTGGCGGGCGTGAGCCTGGCCACGGCGCGGGCCAATGAAACCATCACGTTGGAAGCGGAAGGCCAGACGCTGGAGTTCTACTACCTGCAGCAGCCCGGCGGTGGCTCGTTCACGTTGGAAGACAACGACGTGGTGCTGGACACGGTTGCGACCGATGGTACGGTGGGGCCCGGCTTTTACCGCAAGGAACTGGCCGCGGGCGGGCACCACCTGGTGCTGCGGACGGTGAACAACGCTCCGGTGAGGGTGCATGGCTGGGTACTGGAGAAGCGCGGCGGCATCACGTGGGAACCGTTGGGGATCAACGGCGCGCAGGCCGATCTGCTGCTTTTGTGGGACCAGCAGGTGCTGAGGAAAGAGATTGAGCGGCGGAATCCGGCTTTGGTCGTCCTGGCTTACGGGACGAATGAGGCGCGGCGGCCGGACTGGACCAGCGAGTCGTACGCGCAGTCGCTGGGCCAGGTGGTGAAAACGATCCGGGCGGCTTCGCCGACGACGAGCATTCTGATCATTGGAGCCCCGGATCAGGCAATCTATTCACGGCGCCGTGTTGTGCCGTACGAAGCGGTTGATAAGATCTTAATAGCGCAACGCGACGCCGCACTGGCCAACGGATGCGCGTTTTGGAATTTGAGAGCGGCCATGGGCGGCAAGGGATCCATGAAACAATGGGTCCAGGCCGGCCTGGCACAAGGCGATTTCGTACATCTGACTTCGCCAGGTTACCGCCTGGTGGGGGATTCTCTATTCGAGCTCATCATGGGCCAGTACGGAGTCTTTCAAACCGTGCGACGCCAGGTTTTAGGAGCTAACGAAAATGGACCGTCGATCAAAACTCATTGA
- a CDS encoding acyl carrier protein, with the protein MDRRSKLIEILKTVTKQDTLPEPGDSLFDSGLLDSFALPDLVSALEQEFSIQIPDADLNPRKFDSIERIEEYLDSRN; encoded by the coding sequence ATGGACCGTCGATCAAAACTCATTGAAATCCTGAAAACGGTGACGAAACAGGACACCTTACCGGAGCCTGGCGATTCCCTGTTCGATTCCGGATTGCTCGACTCGTTCGCATTGCCGGACCTGGTGAGCGCCCTGGAACAGGAGTTCTCCATTCAGATCCCCGACGCGGACCTGAACCCTCGCAAGTTCGACTCAATCGAGCGGATCGAAGAATACCTCGACTCTAGGAATTGA
- a CDS encoding 3-oxoacyl-ACP synthase III family protein, translating into MAFIKEFGSWLPERVVTSQEAGSWVGADSTWVVNVSGIEERRFAVDEDTVADLAARAGRDCLERAGVAPGDLGMVMVASGSAERSFPGPACVAAQKMGAAGVPAVDLPMASAGSLFGLSMAARLTSQIGPILVIGAEKMSRIVAREPQERGVAVLFGDGAGACLITAEKGRAEIVDSVLGTDGSYSEDLTLENGMPIKMNGRSVILQASRKIPAAIRSLLDRYKIQPPDVLAFLMHQANQNLIDRVASTLGVPSAKFFSNIRKYGNTSSASMLIAACEWSQDNDFEPGLPVVFAAFGAGFNWGALLVRGV; encoded by the coding sequence ATGGCATTTATCAAGGAATTCGGAAGCTGGCTGCCCGAGCGGGTGGTAACCAGCCAGGAGGCTGGCAGCTGGGTTGGCGCAGACTCCACCTGGGTGGTCAATGTCTCAGGGATTGAAGAGCGGCGGTTCGCCGTGGACGAAGATACCGTGGCCGACCTGGCCGCGCGGGCGGGCCGGGATTGCCTGGAACGCGCGGGCGTAGCTCCGGGCGACCTCGGAATGGTGATGGTGGCCAGCGGTTCGGCGGAGCGGTCGTTCCCCGGGCCGGCCTGCGTCGCGGCGCAGAAGATGGGCGCAGCCGGGGTTCCGGCCGTCGACCTGCCGATGGCGAGCGCGGGTTCACTGTTCGGCCTCTCGATGGCGGCGCGCCTTACCTCGCAGATTGGTCCGATTCTCGTGATCGGCGCCGAGAAGATGTCGCGGATTGTAGCGCGCGAGCCGCAGGAGCGCGGCGTGGCGGTACTGTTTGGCGACGGCGCGGGCGCCTGCCTGATTACAGCCGAAAAGGGCCGGGCCGAGATCGTCGATTCCGTTTTGGGCACCGATGGCTCGTATTCCGAGGATTTGACGCTGGAAAACGGCATGCCCATAAAAATGAATGGGCGCAGCGTGATTCTGCAGGCTTCCCGCAAGATTCCGGCCGCGATCCGGTCGCTGCTGGACCGCTATAAGATTCAGCCGCCGGATGTGCTGGCGTTCCTGATGCACCAGGCCAACCAGAACCTCATCGACCGGGTGGCCAGCACGCTGGGCGTGCCCAGCGCGAAGTTCTTTTCGAACATCCGCAAGTATGGGAACACCTCGTCGGCTTCGATGTTGATTGCGGCCTGCGAGTGGAGCCAGGACAACGACTTCGAGCCCGGCTTGCCCGTGGTCTTCGCAGCCTTCGGCGCCGGCTTCAACTGGGGCGCCCTGCTGGTTCGCGGCGTTTAG
- a CDS encoding RNA polymerase sigma factor has product MAEETQGLVEAAQRGDRTAFGSLYERYGRMVHAVLLARVHRQETDDLVHEVFLQAWRALPSLREPAAFPGWLARIARNKAMDHYRRGHEEQELPLTLEGGGRPGEDGQYILAMVRSLPEAYRETLLMRLVEGMTGPEISVLTGLTHESVRVNLSRGMKMLREKLAPGSGEPGPGAERQS; this is encoded by the coding sequence ATGGCGGAGGAGACGCAAGGGCTGGTCGAAGCCGCGCAGCGCGGCGATCGTACCGCCTTTGGTTCGCTCTACGAACGGTATGGCCGCATGGTGCATGCCGTCCTGCTGGCGCGCGTCCATCGCCAGGAGACCGACGACCTGGTCCACGAGGTCTTCCTGCAGGCATGGCGGGCCCTGCCTTCCCTGCGGGAGCCGGCCGCCTTTCCCGGCTGGCTGGCGCGCATTGCACGAAACAAAGCCATGGATCACTACCGGCGCGGCCATGAGGAGCAGGAACTGCCCCTGACCCTGGAGGGCGGCGGGCGTCCGGGCGAAGATGGACAGTACATCCTCGCCATGGTACGGAGCCTGCCGGAAGCTTACAGGGAAACCCTGCTCATGCGCCTGGTGGAAGGGATGACCGGGCCCGAGATTTCGGTGCTGACGGGGCTGACGCATGAATCGGTGCGGGTGAATCTGTCGCGCGGCATGAAGATGCTGCGCGAGAAACTGGCTCCAGGATCCGGTGAACCGGGCCCCGGGGCGGAGAGACAGTCATGA
- a CDS encoding FecR domain-containing protein encodes MSDWHDDELERMQEALRPLRYQSRRAELEARLEPRGPVRMPAWKHYAIAAAVLVSVGVSAAAYVYQHSPGWAIASTEGEVSLNWGSRFTRVLRSGEGLETAAGQVQLRVGSIGALTIGKNSRIRLVEASPNQQTVSLEHGEIRASILAPPRQFQVLTPAAKAVDLGCAYTLKVDRDGNGHLEVTMGWVSFEDRGRQSFIPVGAACRTRKGLGPGTPYYLDAEPGLINALEQVDFSAQPAERLAARKTLLPLARRRDALTLWHLLSRGTPDERGMTVDRLTALAPLPPGVTREAILRLEPDALQRLWDGMNLGPGAWWKLWGFTPPPAPVVRR; translated from the coding sequence ATGAGCGACTGGCACGACGACGAACTCGAGCGGATGCAGGAGGCTTTGCGGCCGCTGCGCTACCAGTCCCGGCGGGCGGAGTTGGAGGCACGCCTGGAGCCGCGTGGCCCCGTCCGCATGCCTGCCTGGAAACACTATGCCATCGCCGCCGCCGTGCTCGTCTCCGTTGGCGTTTCCGCCGCCGCGTATGTCTATCAACATTCACCGGGTTGGGCCATCGCCAGTACCGAGGGAGAGGTAAGCCTGAACTGGGGTTCGCGCTTCACGCGGGTATTGCGGTCCGGGGAAGGACTCGAGACCGCCGCGGGCCAGGTGCAGCTTCGCGTGGGCAGCATTGGGGCTCTCACCATCGGGAAGAACTCGCGGATCCGGCTGGTGGAGGCGTCGCCCAATCAGCAGACGGTCTCGCTGGAGCATGGTGAGATCCGGGCCAGCATTCTGGCTCCGCCACGCCAGTTCCAGGTATTGACCCCGGCGGCGAAGGCGGTGGACCTGGGGTGCGCGTACACGCTCAAGGTCGATCGCGACGGGAACGGACACCTGGAAGTGACCATGGGCTGGGTGAGCTTCGAGGACCGCGGCCGACAGTCGTTTATCCCGGTCGGGGCGGCGTGCCGGACCCGCAAGGGGCTGGGACCGGGCACTCCCTACTACCTGGACGCCGAACCCGGTTTGATCAACGCCCTGGAGCAGGTGGACTTCTCCGCACAGCCCGCGGAACGGCTGGCGGCCCGGAAAACCCTGCTGCCCCTGGCGCGCCGCCGGGATGCTTTGACGCTTTGGCACCTGCTTTCGCGAGGGACGCCAGATGAGCGGGGCATGACCGTGGACCGTCTGACCGCCCTGGCTCCGCTGCCGCCGGGCGTGACCCGCGAAGCCATACTCAGGCTGGAGCCCGACGCGCTGCAGCGGCTGTGGGACGGCATGAACCTGGGCCCCGGGGCGTGGTGGAAGCTGTGGGGCTTTACGCCGCCGCCCGCTCCTGTTGTGCGTCGCTAA
- a CDS encoding oxidative damage protection protein: MPPRQEDLTGKRTVMCVKFGKEMVGLDEAPFDGHPLGQRIYENVSKEAWRMWVEHMKMLMNEYRLNLGTKEAQDFLLAQMEQYFFGEGAQLPPDFTPQKSKS; the protein is encoded by the coding sequence ATGCCACCGAGACAAGAAGATTTGACGGGTAAGCGCACCGTGATGTGCGTGAAATTCGGGAAAGAGATGGTCGGCCTGGACGAGGCGCCTTTCGACGGGCATCCTCTCGGCCAGCGGATCTACGAGAACGTCTCGAAAGAAGCCTGGCGTATGTGGGTGGAGCACATGAAGATGCTCATGAACGAGTACCGCCTGAATCTGGGCACCAAGGAAGCGCAGGATTTCCTGCTGGCGCAGATGGAGCAGTACTTCTTCGGCGAAGGCGCTCAGCTTCCGCCGGATTTCACCCCTCAAAAATCAAAGAGCTGA
- a CDS encoding ATP-grasp domain-containing protein, with amino-acid sequence MKILIVASKLGYQTRSFQEAATRLGLEAVLATDRCGSLDDPWGDHAFPLKFHQPADSAERLAREITGIAGIVAVGDLPAVAAAHIAARLSLPFHPPDAVEAAGNKYLARERFAAAGLPVPTFYRVPLATAPADACLQAPWPCVLKPLGLSGSRGVIRANNPDEFVAAFERIRNLLNAPELLRHRHPALGFIQIEEYIPGREFALEGLMTRGKLQTLAIFDKPDPLEGPFFEETLYVTPSREPREAQAAMHEAIQSAAAALGLTDGPIHSELRWNDSGAWVLEVAARPIGGLCARVLTFNGGTPLEQVILRHALGQPLEALALDGPASGVMMIPIPRNGLYEGCSGVEAALAVAGMEGVEITAQPGQRFQQLPEGSSYLGFLFAKGPGPAEVESSLRQAHSRLQFQFATALPVMAKPQRSAL; translated from the coding sequence GTGAAGATCCTCATCGTCGCCTCCAAGCTCGGCTACCAGACTCGCAGCTTCCAGGAAGCCGCGACCCGGTTGGGTCTTGAGGCCGTTCTGGCCACCGATCGCTGCGGCTCCCTCGACGATCCCTGGGGCGACCACGCCTTCCCCCTGAAGTTCCATCAACCAGCCGACTCCGCCGAGCGCCTGGCGCGCGAAATTACTGGCATCGCAGGCATTGTGGCTGTGGGCGACCTGCCAGCCGTGGCCGCTGCGCACATCGCGGCCCGCCTGTCTCTGCCCTTCCATCCGCCGGACGCCGTCGAGGCCGCCGGCAACAAGTACCTCGCTCGCGAGCGGTTCGCCGCCGCCGGCCTGCCCGTGCCCACCTTCTATCGCGTCCCCCTCGCGACGGCTCCGGCCGACGCCTGCCTCCAGGCGCCCTGGCCCTGCGTCCTCAAACCACTCGGACTCTCCGGCAGCCGCGGCGTAATCCGCGCCAATAATCCAGACGAATTCGTCGCCGCCTTCGAGAGAATTCGCAATTTGCTGAATGCGCCGGAGTTGCTCCGCCATCGCCATCCCGCCCTCGGCTTTATTCAGATCGAGGAGTACATCCCCGGCCGCGAGTTCGCCTTGGAAGGGCTGATGACCCGCGGCAAACTCCAGACGCTGGCCATCTTCGACAAGCCCGATCCGCTGGAAGGCCCCTTCTTCGAAGAGACCCTCTACGTCACGCCCTCCCGCGAGCCTCGGGAAGCCCAGGCCGCCATGCACGAGGCGATTCAAAGCGCGGCGGCGGCTTTAGGGCTGACCGACGGGCCCATCCATTCGGAACTGCGTTGGAACGATAGCGGAGCCTGGGTGCTCGAGGTCGCGGCTCGGCCCATCGGCGGCCTATGCGCGCGCGTCCTCACTTTCAACGGCGGCACTCCGCTGGAGCAGGTGATTCTGCGCCATGCGCTCGGCCAGCCATTGGAAGCACTTGCGCTCGACGGACCCGCGTCCGGAGTCATGATGATCCCCATTCCGCGCAATGGTCTCTATGAAGGGTGTTCGGGCGTGGAAGCGGCGTTGGCAGTGGCAGGAATGGAGGGGGTGGAGATCACAGCCCAGCCCGGGCAGCGGTTTCAGCAGTTGCCGGAAGGCAGCAGCTATCTGGGTTTTCTATTTGCGAAGGGGCCGGGCCCGGCGGAGGTCGAATCCTCGCTCCGCCAGGCCCACAGCCGCCTGCAATTCCAATTCGCCACGGCCCTGCCGGTTATGGCAAAGCCACAGCGCTCAGCTCTTTGA
- a CDS encoding CUAEP/CCAEP-tail radical SAM (seleno)protein, with the protein MRVVLVSTYELGRQPFGLASPAAWLRARGHEVTCADLTVGLLPAKAVREADCIAFHLPMHTATRMALPVLERVRDANPSVRLVAYGLYAPLNAEHLRELGVHDIIGGEFESGLVEAVEGRLAGALIQLERQAFAVPDRTTLPKLERYAHLHVNGERRTVGYTEASRGCKHLCRHCPVVPVYNGVFRVVPAEIVLEDIRRQASAGARHITFGDPDFLNGPTHAMRIVEALHQEWPELTYDATIKVEHLLKHRALLPALARTGCVLITTAVESTEDLVLEKLDKRHTRADFLAALVLAREAGLHLNPTFVPFTPWTTLEGYRDLLALLLETGLASHVAPIQLALRLLIPAHSLILSLPEVEPLLEGFDPAGLLHRWHHPDPDVDELARGVFDLVASRQRAANPPHEIFRQIWQLVHGAAPPENFDLIPRAAVPYLDEPWYC; encoded by the coding sequence TTGCGCGTCGTTCTTGTCTCCACTTACGAACTCGGCCGGCAACCTTTCGGGCTGGCCTCGCCTGCGGCCTGGCTGCGGGCGCGCGGGCACGAAGTCACCTGCGCCGATCTGACGGTCGGCCTCCTGCCGGCAAAGGCGGTTCGAGAGGCGGATTGCATTGCCTTCCACCTGCCCATGCACACGGCCACTCGCATGGCCCTGCCGGTGCTCGAGCGCGTGCGCGACGCCAACCCTTCGGTTCGTTTGGTGGCCTATGGCCTCTACGCGCCGCTGAATGCCGAGCACCTCCGCGAGCTCGGAGTCCACGACATCATCGGCGGTGAGTTCGAATCAGGCCTGGTGGAGGCGGTAGAGGGACGCCTGGCCGGCGCACTCATCCAGTTGGAACGGCAGGCGTTTGCCGTGCCCGATCGCACGACCCTGCCCAAGCTCGAGCGTTACGCCCATCTCCACGTGAATGGCGAGCGCCGCACCGTGGGCTACACCGAGGCCAGCCGCGGCTGCAAGCACCTCTGCCGGCACTGCCCGGTCGTCCCGGTCTACAACGGCGTCTTCCGCGTCGTCCCCGCCGAAATCGTCCTGGAGGACATTCGCCGGCAGGCCAGCGCCGGAGCCCGGCACATCACCTTCGGCGATCCCGACTTCCTCAACGGCCCCACACACGCAATGCGGATTGTGGAAGCGCTGCACCAGGAATGGCCGGAACTGACCTACGACGCCACCATCAAGGTGGAGCACCTGCTCAAACATCGTGCGCTGTTGCCTGCCCTGGCTCGCACCGGCTGCGTATTGATCACGACGGCCGTGGAATCCACTGAGGATCTGGTGCTGGAGAAGCTCGACAAGCGCCACACCCGCGCCGATTTCCTGGCCGCCCTGGTTCTGGCCCGCGAAGCCGGGCTGCATCTGAACCCGACCTTCGTGCCGTTCACCCCCTGGACGACATTGGAGGGCTATCGCGACCTCCTGGCGCTGCTGCTGGAAACCGGACTGGCGAGCCACGTGGCGCCCATTCAACTCGCCCTGCGGCTGCTGATCCCGGCGCACTCCTTGATCCTGAGTCTGCCGGAGGTGGAACCGCTGTTGGAAGGTTTCGATCCGGCCGGACTCCTCCACCGCTGGCACCATCCGGATCCGGATGTGGACGAACTGGCCCGCGGCGTCTTCGATCTGGTGGCGTCCCGTCAGAGAGCAGCCAATCCACCGCACGAGATCTTCCGCCAGATCTGGCAACTGGTCCACGGTGCAGCTCCGCCGGAGAACTTCGACCTCATCCCGCGCGCCGCCGTGCCCTATCTGGACGAACCCTGGTACTGCTGA